A genomic region of Thunnus albacares chromosome 2, fThuAlb1.1, whole genome shotgun sequence contains the following coding sequences:
- the ak8 gene encoding adenylate kinase 8, whose protein sequence is MDETVKPLRIPLQMSVYADKHNILHLVQDMVSSLVIDQPEDPISYLISLLQRSSVDGPRVVLLGPPAVGKHTVAKKLSAELRAVHVTLDSLLQDQSELSAQARQYTLTEQELPDELLVRLIQMRLKEVDCFNRGWVLEGIPQTRLQALSLQQVGVIPEHVVMLDAPDDVLLERSQGKLVDPLTGDVYHQTFIWPADNTVAERLEKRQGLSERQRLAELQRYRCEVTGLSSAYKHVLKEISGDQPPTDIYQQVLAFVRTRYRSRTPRILLLGPPGSGKSLQARLLSEKYKMVDVCCGQLLRSVAADGSVLGEEIHPYLDDGRPVPDSLVLQVLQERLSQVDCSCRGWILHGFPCDLQQAKSLQESQHQPNRVFFLEMTDDVCLERISLRATDPVSGERFHAVTRPAPSSDVQNRLKIRPEDDTQTVTHTLRQYRTHTAVLQSLYPDAVHINADQDPHSVFEALESRLTAD, encoded by the exons ATGGATGAGACGGTGAAGCCTCTGAGGATTCCTCTTCAGATGTCCGTCTACGCCGACAAACACAACATCCTCCACCTGGTTCAG gacaTGGTGTCCAGTCTGGTGATCGATCAGCCTGAAGATCCGATCTCCTACCTGATCAGCCTGCTGCAGAGGAGCAGCGTGGACG gtCCCCGGGTCGTGCTGCTCGGTCCTCCTGCTGTTGGGAAACACACAGTG GCCAAAAAGCTGAGCGCAGAGCTGAGAGCCGTCCATGTGACTCTGGACAGTTTACTGCAGGACCAATCAGAGCTGAGCGCACAAGCACGCcaatacacactcacagagcag gagctTCCTGATGAGCTGCTGGTCCGACTGATCCAAATGAGACTGAAGGAGGTCGACTGCTTCAACAGG GGCTGGGTGTTGGAGGGAATCCCTCAGACTCGTCTGCAGGCTCTGAGTCTGCAGCAGGTCGGAGTTATACCCGAACATGTTG tgatGTTGGATGCTCCTGATGACGTGTTGTTGGAGAGGAGTCAGGGGAAGCTGGTCGACCCGCTGACAGGAG ACGTGTACCATCAGACCTTCATCTGGCCCGCGGACAACACTGTGGCTGAGCGTCTGGAGAAGAGGCAGGGCCTGTCAGAGAGGCAGCGATTGGCTGAGCTGCAGCGTTATCGCTGTGAGGTCACAGGGTTAAGCTCCGCCTACAAACACGTCCTGAAGGAGATCAGTGGCGACCAACCACCAACCGACATCTACCaacaag TACTGGCGTTCGTCCGGACTCGTTATCGCTCCAGAACTCCCAGAATCCTCCTCTTGGGTCCACCAGGGTCGGGGAAGAGTCTTCAAGCCAGACTGCTGTCAGAGAAATACAAGATGGTGGATg tgtgttgtGGTCAGCTACTGAGGTCTGTAGCAGCTGATGGTTCAGTTCTGGGAGAAGAGATTCACCCGTACCTGGATGATGGACGCCCAG TTCCAGACTCCCTGGTGCTGCAGGTTCTGCAGGAACGTCTGAGCCAAGTGGACTGCAGCTGCAGAGGCTGGATCCTGCACGGCTTCCCCTGCGACCTGCAGCAAGCCAAGAGCCTGCAGGAGTCCCAGCACCAGCCCAACAG agTTTTCTTCCTGGAGATGACGGATGATGTTTGTTTGGAGAGAATCAGTCTCAGAGCGACAGATCCGGTCAGTGGAGAGAG GTTCCACGCCGTGACCCGACCGGCTCCGAGCTCCGACGTCCAGAACAGGCTGAAGATCAGACCTGAGGACGACACGCagactgtaacacacacactgagacagtacaggacacacacagctgtcctgcag tctCTGTATCCAGATGCGGTTCACATCAATGCTGATCAGGATCCTCACTCTGTGTTTGAGGCTCTGGAGAGCAGACTGACAGCTGACTGA
- the tsc1a gene encoding TSC complex subunit 1a isoform X2 — protein MMSREQVSISELLLSLDSSELQEAEQVRAAVNQQLSSDRGGAVLCSLVDYYLDCSSSQALLLLSSVREAHHKPLLEKLNESLCRPVSRLAALTLLGHLIRKQPPWVHHISRSTLLPSLLRCLKTDSDVVVLITGVLVLITLLPMIPQAGKQHIYDFFDVFGRLAGWSLKNPGHVPVVHLVHLQASVYSLFHRLYGMFPCNFISYLRLHYSMKENLDTFQEVVKPMLEHVRVHPELVTGTQDYELDPSRWRCYEVHDIVIECSRVSLDPLESSCEEDAFSSLKDLPPSSPRAPPPPSPLPHLDLTCSPFTTEPVFPPSSGCLTPSLPQLTLNISYIQADDDTWSPSSECGLSTPPPEPAAVSSAHPLSRTASISGVKCPSSATVPVTPLTEEDPNGGLPPDNNNQVKQQQPITEPEGSANQPITEKEKRGQSDVIIYNSSEESQQPSSSSSSSQPVLLTSTPTPLLPPPPPRSLSLCFTPPHPSTTTTTTHRPVEGGSALLGPAHLDQSPAPPYDTLFELALPRAATLFLGKKTQEVLERASQEQEKGGGGGGGGGGGGEGEDREEELTSVSPLEVLDQLIVHGHDAHDHLSRRLSAVNKSLDRSHFGGPAQGEELQALRSELLLVHSQLQYERFKRQQHAVRNRRLLRRVINATALEEQTVAMKAQLGVQDEEIRSLKMSLEEEQRRYTELQQDTHTHTTQLHTHIQQLLLQQQDGQRDNQRLQSELQECQSRLRDVEAELQKANNKAYNAEHQLTELSLKLCSSEQLQQQIFMLNQQLVLLRETNRTLTEQLEGGERDCSTEASMLQCSVGREYQRLKDSDVQQRQKLEAANHRIAELENQLAKKDQLILEQKKLLEDTKNHSRAELSACESRCIALRRVTQSLQTEMLHLYSQIHLDAHAHTDTHTHSQPQDVCSRPNGGSEALPVAQDIHKPRRPSSSSVGIINGGVAALSTSPLHLPSCSSSPLSLSPIDSPLAAGSFLEQRARQLFRPANHSQDEEMEQQDEEEEEEEEEAQQGSPPLDKEAEEATLLAGGPPQTEPPSRASAPSLPEAPAPPPDLTLAVRQRRHELSIMDYDEMLPEY, from the exons atGATGTCCAGGGAGCAGGTGAGTATCAGTGAGCTCCTGCTCTCATTGGACAGTTCAGAGCTGCAGGAGGCGGAGCAAGTCAGAGCCGCAGTCAACCAGCAGCTGAGTTCAG ACAGAGGAGGCGCTGTGCTCTGCAGTCTGGTGGATTATTACCTGGACTGTTCGTCCTCGCAGGCgctgctgctcctctcctccgtcAGAGAGGCTCATCACAAG CCCCTCCTGGAGAAGCTGAATGAGTCTCTGTGCAGACCGGTGAGCCGTCTGGCTGCTCTCACCCTGCTGGGTCACCTGATCAGGAAACAGCCTCCCTGGGTTCATCACATCAGCCGCTCGACACTGCTGCCCTCGCTGCTGCGCTGCCTCAAA ACAGACAGCGATGTGGTGGTCCTGATCACTGGAGTCCTGGTCCTCATCACTCTGTTACCCATGATCCCTCAGGCCGGCAAGCAACACATCTACGACTTCTTTGACGTGTTCGGACGCCTCGCAGGCTGGAGCCTCAAAAACCCCG GTCATGTACCTGTCGTCCACCTGGTCCACCTGCAGGCCAGCGTTTACTCTCTGTTCCACCGGCTCTATGGGATGTTCCCCTGCAACTTTATCTCCTACCTGAGACTCCACTACAGCATGAAGGAGAACCTGGACACCTTCCAGGAGGTCGTCAAG ccGATGTTGGAACATGTCCGGGTTCATCCAGAGTTGGTCACGGGGACTCAGGACTATGAACTGGATCCGTCCAG gtggAGGTGTTATGAAGTCCATGATATTGTGATCGAGTGCTCCCGAGTGTCTCTGGATCCTCTCGAGTCGTCCTGTGAGGAGGACGCTTTCTCGTCCCTCAAAGacctccccccctcctcacccaGAGCCCCCCCTCcgccctcccccctccctcaccTGGACCTCACCTGCAGTCCCTTCACCACAGAGCCTG TCTTTCCTCCATCGTCTGGATGTCTGACCCCGTCTCTGCCTCAACTGACACTCAACATCTCCTACATACAG gCTGATGATGACACATGGAGCCCCTCCTCAGAGTGCGGTTTGTCGACGCCCCCTCCTGAACCTGCTGCTGTAAGCTCCGCCCACCCCCTGAGTAGGACCGCCTCCATctcag GTGTGAAATGTCCCTCATCAGCCACCGTCCCTGTAACCCCACTGACTGAAGAGGACCCAAACGGCGGCCTGCCTCCCGACAACAACAACCAG gtgaagcagcagcagccaatcacagagccaGAGGGGTCAGccaatcagccaatcacagagaaggagaagagaggtcAGAGTGACGTCATCATCTACAACAGCAGTGAAG AGTCCCAGcagccttcctcctcctcctcttcctctcagccCGTCCTCCTCACCTCCACACCcactcccctcctcccccctcctcctccccgctccctctctctctgcttcaccccccctcacccctccaccaccaccaccaccacacacagaCCAGTGGAGGGAGGCTCCGCCCTGCTAGGCCCCGCCCACCTGGATCAGAGCCCCGCCCCTCCGTACGACACCCTGTTTGAGCTGGCGCTGCCCCGAGCCGCCACGCTGTTCCTGGGGAAGAAGACACAG GAGGTGCTGGAGAGAGCGTCGCAGGAGCAGgagaaggggggaggaggaggaggaggaggaggaggaggaggagaaggggaggaCAGGGAGGAGGAGCTGACCTCCGTCTCTCCTCTGGAGGTGTTGGATCAGCTGATCGTCCACGGTCACGACGCCCACGACCACCTCAGCAGGAG gttgTCTGCGGTGAATAAGTCGTTGGATCGGAGTCATTTTGGAG GCCCCGCCCAGGGGGAGGAGCTTCAGGCTCTGAGGAGCGAGTTGTTGCTGGTCCACAGTCAGCTGCAGTATGAGCGTTTCAAACGTCAGCAGCACGCCGTCAGGAACCGCCGCCTGCTGCGGAGAGTCATCAACGCCACAGCGCTGGAGGAGCAAACCGTCGCCATG AAGGCCCAGCTGGGCGTGCAGGACGAGGAGATCCGGTCTCTGAAGATGAGTctggaggaagagcagagacGATAcactgagctgcagcaggacacacacacacacaccacacagctgcacacacacatccaacaactgctgctgcagcaacaAGACGGACAGAGAGACAACCAGAGACTGCag AGCGAGCTGCAGGAATGTCAGAGCAGGCTGAGAGATGTGGAGGCGGAGCTTCAGAAAGCCAATAACAAGGCTTACAACGCAGAACACCAGCTGACCGAGCTGTCACTCAAG ctgtgcagcagtgaacagctgcagcagcagatctTCATGTTGAACCAGCAGCTCGTCCTGCTGAGAGAAACGAACAGAACCCTGACGGAACAgctggagggaggagagagagactgcagcACT gaggCGTCCATGCTGCAGTGCAGTGTGGGTAGGGAGTACCAGCGGCTGAAGGACAGCGACGTCcagcagagacagaagctggaagcagccaatcacaggatAGCAGAGCTGGAGAACCAGCTGGCCAAGAAGGACCAGCTGATCCTGGAGCAGAAGAAGCTTCTGGAGGACACCAAGAACCACAGCAG GGCGGAGCTGTCGGCCTGCGAGAGCCGCTGCATCGCTCTGAGGAGAGTCACTCAGAGTCTGCAGACCGAGATGCTTCACCTGTACAGCCAGATCCACTTggacgcacacgcacacaccgacacacacactcacagccagCCTCAGGACGTCTGCAGCAG GCCAAACGGCGGCAGCGAGGCCTTACCTGTCGCTCAGGACATCCACAAGCCCCGCcgcccctcttcttcttctgtgggtATAATAAACGGAGGCGTGGCGGCGCTCTCCACCTCCCCGCTGCACCTCccctcctgctcttcctcccccctctccctctcccccatCGACTCCCCCCTGGCCGCCGGCTCCTTCCTGGAGCAGCGAGCGCGGCAGCTGTTCAGAccggccaatcacagccaggaCGAAGAGATGGAGCagcaggatgaggaggaagaggaagaggaggaagaagccCAGCAAGGGAGCCCCCCTTTGGATAAGGAGGCGGAGGAGGCCACCCTCCTCGCGGGAGGCCCCCCCCAGACGGAGCCTCCGAGCCGGGCTTCGGCTCCCAGCCTACCTGAAGCTCCGGCCCCGCCCCCGGACCTGACGCTCGCCGTCCGACAGCGGAGACACGAGCTGAGCATCATGGACTACGACGAGATGCTGCCCGAGTActga
- the tsc1a gene encoding TSC complex subunit 1a isoform X1: MMSREQVSISELLLSLDSSELQEAEQVRAAVNQQLSSDRGGAVLCSLVDYYLDCSSSQALLLLSSVREAHHKPLLEKLNESLCRPVSRLAALTLLGHLIRKQPPWVHHISRSTLLPSLLRCLKTDSDVVVLITGVLVLITLLPMIPQAGKQHIYDFFDVFGRLAGWSLKNPGHVPVVHLVHLQASVYSLFHRLYGMFPCNFISYLRLHYSMKENLDTFQEVVKPMLEHVRVHPELVTGTQDYELDPSRWRCYEVHDIVIECSRVSLDPLESSCEEDAFSSLKDLPPSSPRAPPPPSPLPHLDLTCSPFTTEPVFPPSSGCLTPSLPQLTLNISYIQADDDTWSPSSECGLSTPPPEPAAVSSAHPLSRTASISGVKCPSSATVPVTPLTEEDPNGGLPPDNNNQVKQQQPITEPEGSANQPITEKEKRGQSDVIIYNSSEESQQPSSSSSSSQPVLLTSTPTPLLPPPPPRSLSLCFTPPHPSTTTTTTHRPVEGGSALLGPAHLDQSPAPPYDTLFELALPRAATLFLGKKTQEVLERASQEQEKGGGGGGGGGGGGEGEDREEELTSVSPLEVLDQLIVHGHDAHDHLSRRLSAVNKSLDRSHFGGKQQSMRTKGPAQGEELQALRSELLLVHSQLQYERFKRQQHAVRNRRLLRRVINATALEEQTVAMKAQLGVQDEEIRSLKMSLEEEQRRYTELQQDTHTHTTQLHTHIQQLLLQQQDGQRDNQRLQSELQECQSRLRDVEAELQKANNKAYNAEHQLTELSLKLCSSEQLQQQIFMLNQQLVLLRETNRTLTEQLEGGERDCSTEASMLQCSVGREYQRLKDSDVQQRQKLEAANHRIAELENQLAKKDQLILEQKKLLEDTKNHSRAELSACESRCIALRRVTQSLQTEMLHLYSQIHLDAHAHTDTHTHSQPQDVCSRPNGGSEALPVAQDIHKPRRPSSSSVGIINGGVAALSTSPLHLPSCSSSPLSLSPIDSPLAAGSFLEQRARQLFRPANHSQDEEMEQQDEEEEEEEEEAQQGSPPLDKEAEEATLLAGGPPQTEPPSRASAPSLPEAPAPPPDLTLAVRQRRHELSIMDYDEMLPEY, encoded by the exons atGATGTCCAGGGAGCAGGTGAGTATCAGTGAGCTCCTGCTCTCATTGGACAGTTCAGAGCTGCAGGAGGCGGAGCAAGTCAGAGCCGCAGTCAACCAGCAGCTGAGTTCAG ACAGAGGAGGCGCTGTGCTCTGCAGTCTGGTGGATTATTACCTGGACTGTTCGTCCTCGCAGGCgctgctgctcctctcctccgtcAGAGAGGCTCATCACAAG CCCCTCCTGGAGAAGCTGAATGAGTCTCTGTGCAGACCGGTGAGCCGTCTGGCTGCTCTCACCCTGCTGGGTCACCTGATCAGGAAACAGCCTCCCTGGGTTCATCACATCAGCCGCTCGACACTGCTGCCCTCGCTGCTGCGCTGCCTCAAA ACAGACAGCGATGTGGTGGTCCTGATCACTGGAGTCCTGGTCCTCATCACTCTGTTACCCATGATCCCTCAGGCCGGCAAGCAACACATCTACGACTTCTTTGACGTGTTCGGACGCCTCGCAGGCTGGAGCCTCAAAAACCCCG GTCATGTACCTGTCGTCCACCTGGTCCACCTGCAGGCCAGCGTTTACTCTCTGTTCCACCGGCTCTATGGGATGTTCCCCTGCAACTTTATCTCCTACCTGAGACTCCACTACAGCATGAAGGAGAACCTGGACACCTTCCAGGAGGTCGTCAAG ccGATGTTGGAACATGTCCGGGTTCATCCAGAGTTGGTCACGGGGACTCAGGACTATGAACTGGATCCGTCCAG gtggAGGTGTTATGAAGTCCATGATATTGTGATCGAGTGCTCCCGAGTGTCTCTGGATCCTCTCGAGTCGTCCTGTGAGGAGGACGCTTTCTCGTCCCTCAAAGacctccccccctcctcacccaGAGCCCCCCCTCcgccctcccccctccctcaccTGGACCTCACCTGCAGTCCCTTCACCACAGAGCCTG TCTTTCCTCCATCGTCTGGATGTCTGACCCCGTCTCTGCCTCAACTGACACTCAACATCTCCTACATACAG gCTGATGATGACACATGGAGCCCCTCCTCAGAGTGCGGTTTGTCGACGCCCCCTCCTGAACCTGCTGCTGTAAGCTCCGCCCACCCCCTGAGTAGGACCGCCTCCATctcag GTGTGAAATGTCCCTCATCAGCCACCGTCCCTGTAACCCCACTGACTGAAGAGGACCCAAACGGCGGCCTGCCTCCCGACAACAACAACCAG gtgaagcagcagcagccaatcacagagccaGAGGGGTCAGccaatcagccaatcacagagaaggagaagagaggtcAGAGTGACGTCATCATCTACAACAGCAGTGAAG AGTCCCAGcagccttcctcctcctcctcttcctctcagccCGTCCTCCTCACCTCCACACCcactcccctcctcccccctcctcctccccgctccctctctctctgcttcaccccccctcacccctccaccaccaccaccaccacacacagaCCAGTGGAGGGAGGCTCCGCCCTGCTAGGCCCCGCCCACCTGGATCAGAGCCCCGCCCCTCCGTACGACACCCTGTTTGAGCTGGCGCTGCCCCGAGCCGCCACGCTGTTCCTGGGGAAGAAGACACAG GAGGTGCTGGAGAGAGCGTCGCAGGAGCAGgagaaggggggaggaggaggaggaggaggaggaggaggaggagaaggggaggaCAGGGAGGAGGAGCTGACCTCCGTCTCTCCTCTGGAGGTGTTGGATCAGCTGATCGTCCACGGTCACGACGCCCACGACCACCTCAGCAGGAG gttgTCTGCGGTGAATAAGTCGTTGGATCGGAGTCATTTTGGAGGTAAACAGCAGAGCATGAGAACCAAAG GCCCCGCCCAGGGGGAGGAGCTTCAGGCTCTGAGGAGCGAGTTGTTGCTGGTCCACAGTCAGCTGCAGTATGAGCGTTTCAAACGTCAGCAGCACGCCGTCAGGAACCGCCGCCTGCTGCGGAGAGTCATCAACGCCACAGCGCTGGAGGAGCAAACCGTCGCCATG AAGGCCCAGCTGGGCGTGCAGGACGAGGAGATCCGGTCTCTGAAGATGAGTctggaggaagagcagagacGATAcactgagctgcagcaggacacacacacacacaccacacagctgcacacacacatccaacaactgctgctgcagcaacaAGACGGACAGAGAGACAACCAGAGACTGCag AGCGAGCTGCAGGAATGTCAGAGCAGGCTGAGAGATGTGGAGGCGGAGCTTCAGAAAGCCAATAACAAGGCTTACAACGCAGAACACCAGCTGACCGAGCTGTCACTCAAG ctgtgcagcagtgaacagctgcagcagcagatctTCATGTTGAACCAGCAGCTCGTCCTGCTGAGAGAAACGAACAGAACCCTGACGGAACAgctggagggaggagagagagactgcagcACT gaggCGTCCATGCTGCAGTGCAGTGTGGGTAGGGAGTACCAGCGGCTGAAGGACAGCGACGTCcagcagagacagaagctggaagcagccaatcacaggatAGCAGAGCTGGAGAACCAGCTGGCCAAGAAGGACCAGCTGATCCTGGAGCAGAAGAAGCTTCTGGAGGACACCAAGAACCACAGCAG GGCGGAGCTGTCGGCCTGCGAGAGCCGCTGCATCGCTCTGAGGAGAGTCACTCAGAGTCTGCAGACCGAGATGCTTCACCTGTACAGCCAGATCCACTTggacgcacacgcacacaccgacacacacactcacagccagCCTCAGGACGTCTGCAGCAG GCCAAACGGCGGCAGCGAGGCCTTACCTGTCGCTCAGGACATCCACAAGCCCCGCcgcccctcttcttcttctgtgggtATAATAAACGGAGGCGTGGCGGCGCTCTCCACCTCCCCGCTGCACCTCccctcctgctcttcctcccccctctccctctcccccatCGACTCCCCCCTGGCCGCCGGCTCCTTCCTGGAGCAGCGAGCGCGGCAGCTGTTCAGAccggccaatcacagccaggaCGAAGAGATGGAGCagcaggatgaggaggaagaggaagaggaggaagaagccCAGCAAGGGAGCCCCCCTTTGGATAAGGAGGCGGAGGAGGCCACCCTCCTCGCGGGAGGCCCCCCCCAGACGGAGCCTCCGAGCCGGGCTTCGGCTCCCAGCCTACCTGAAGCTCCGGCCCCGCCCCCGGACCTGACGCTCGCCGTCCGACAGCGGAGACACGAGCTGAGCATCATGGACTACGACGAGATGCTGCCCGAGTActga